The stretch of DNA CTTTTTGAACAGGTTTTCCTTCATACTCTGCAATTGGAGCATCAGCCTTTTGCTTAGCTATAATAGCCTCTACTGCTTCTTCAAAATCAACTTCCAAAGGATTTACTCCTTTTCCTAATGATATAAACTTCCCATCGTATTTTACATAAGGACCAAAACGCCCTTCATTTACTTCTATCTCTTTCCCTTCATATTCTCCTAAACTTAGTGGTAATTTAAATAAATCTAACACTTCATTTAGTTCAACTTCTGAAAGGATCATATCTTTACGTAAACTTGCAAATAATGGTTTTTCTTCATCATCTGCTTCCCCTATCTGAGCCATAGGCCCAAAACGACCAATTTTTACATAAACATTTTTACCTGTCTCAGGATGTTTTCCTAATAATCGTTCTCCCGTTGCACGATCAGCATTTTCTTTTACATCTTCAATTCTAGGATGGAATTCACCATAAAAATCCCCAATCATTTCTGTCCAGCCTTCTTTTCCAGATGCAATGGTATCAAATTCTTCTTCCACTCGTGCAGTGAAGCTATAATCCAATACATTTTCAAAATGTTCAACTAAGAAATCATTTACAACCGTTCCTATTTCAGTAGGGATTAATTTATTACGATCAGCTCCTACACGTTCTTTTTTCTTTGAAACCTGAATTTCATCTTTCTCTAGTGTAATATAATCGTATTCACGATCTATTCCTTCTAACTGAGACTTTTCTACATATTCACGACGTTGAATTGTTGAAATTGTAGGAGCATAAGTTGAAGGACGACCAATTCCTAATTCTTCTAATTTCTTCACTAAAGAAGCTTCTGTATAACGTGCTGGTGCTTTAGTAAATCGTTGTTGAGCTATTATTTGATTATTCTGTACAGATTCTCCTTTACTTACCTTTGGTAACAATCCGCTTTCTTCTTCTTTCTCATCATCTGTACCTTCTAAATATAATTTTAAAAAACCATCAAATGTTACTACCTCACCTTTTGCAACAAATTGATGAGTTGTTTTAAAAGAATCAATCGAAATTGTAGTACGCTCTAACTTTGCATCCGACATTTGGGAAGCCACCGTTCTTTTCCAAATTAGGTTATATAAACGTTCTTGACGATCATCTCCTCCTGCTATTTTTCTACTCATATCAGTAGGACGAATTGCTTCGTGAGCTTCTTGAGCACCTTTACTTTTTGTACTATAATTTCGTGCTTTGAAATAATGATCTCCAAATTCTTCTCTAATTTCCTTTTCGATAGCATTCTTAGCATCATTTGATAAATTAACACTATCAGTTCTCATATACGTAATATAACCAGCTTCGTATAGTCTTTGTGCTAATTGCATGGTCATCGATACGGAATATCCCATTTTACGAGAGGCTTCTTGTTGTAAAGTAGATGTTGTAAAAGGGGCTGCTGGAGATTTTTTTGCTGGTTTCTGTGTTAAATCAGCTACTATAAAATCTGTCCCAACTGTTTTTTCTAAATATTCTAATGTTTCTTCTTTCGTTTTAAAACGATTACGAAGTTCTGCCTTAAACTTTTTACCTTCGGCAGTTTTAAATTCAGCCGTTACACGATAGGATTCCTCAGGTTTAAAAGCTCGTATTTCTTTTTCTCTTTCTACAATTAAACGAACCGAAACAGATTGTACTCGACCGGCTGAAAGACCTCCTTTAACCTTACGCCAAAGAACTGGAGATAATTCAAATCCAACCAAACGATCCAATACACGTCGTGCTTGCTGAGCATTTACCAAATTATAGTCAATTGAACGTGGATTTTCAACTGCTTTAAGAATAGCATTTTTTGTAATTTCGTGAAAAACAATACGCTTTGTTTTTTCATCGGGTAACTTTAATTCATTTTTAAGATGCCATGCGATAGCCTCTCCCTCACGATCTTCATCGGAAGCTAACCAAACCATATCTGCTTTTTTTGCTAAAGCTTTTAGTTTTTTCACTACTTCCTTTTTATCTGAAGAAATTTCATATAAAGGTTTAAAATCATTTTCAATGTCAATTCCCATTCCTTTTTTAGCAAGATCGGAAACATGTCCAAAACTCGATTCCACTTGAAAATCTTTTCCTAAATACCCTTGAATGGTTTTCGCCTTTGCAGGAGACTCCACGATGACTAAATTCTTTGGCATACCGTCTGTATTTTGTGCAAAAGTATAATATTATCTTGAATTTTAAAGATAAGTTTTCTTTTACTATCAAAAAATGACCGTCAAAAGGCGGTCATTTTTCTTAAATTATATTGTATTTATGAAACTCCTATTTCATCAATTTCATTATAGTTTTCTTCTTTCATAAAAATTTGTTTATACACGAAATAAAACCCAGCATATGCAATAGGTACAGTAACAAACATTCCTATATAACATAAAAATATACCTGTAACAGATATTAAAACCAGTATAACAAATGCAAAAAAGACATTAAAGAAATTTTTGTTTACAACTTTTAAACTTCCTGTTAATGCTTCTCCAAAAGAAACTTCCTTATGAAACCAATAAATCATAGGCGCTAAACTCAAAGCCGTCATAATATATATACCTGGTAAAATACATAACATAAGACCTACCATTGATAAAATCATAATCGCAATATGAATTACAATTAACCCTATTAGTTTCGAAGATTTATAAGGTTTAAATACATCTGAAAAGGAATAATCTAATCCTAAATCTACATTTTTCACCATTTCAATATAACCCATCATCATAGGTACAACCAATAAAGATAAGGCAGCAGAAATAATACTTGCCATATTCATCTCTCCTTGTATAGATTGTATGTAACTTTCTAATCTTTCTATATTGCCTGATGAAGCTAATTCAATATACGTATTAATAAATTCTTGTAAATCAACTCCTGCGATAGTATATGCTAAATATTGCAAAAAAGCAGTAACCATAGTATAAAGCACCATAAATAATATAGACCATAATAATAGTCTTTTAACCACTACATTATACGCTTCTCCTATAATTTCTGAAATATTCAAATTATAGCCTTCTTCCATTATTTTGTTTACTTTTTCCTGAAACATGTATTTTAATTTTTAGTTATTCTTTATTTTCTCCTATCAGATCAATTTCATCTGCTATTTCTGTATCAAAGCCCACCACTTTACTATAGGCTGTATAAAAAGGCATGTAAATAAAAGTTTGCGTTGCTATAATCCCAATAAAACAAGCAAAAATACCTAGCATGGATATAAAAAATGCAGCTACACAACTTAAAAATAGAACCAGCCAATACTTATTTCCTAATTTAAAAGCAATATTAAAAATATCCTGTATAGATAACTCTATATTAAATGCATATACTACCGCTACAAAACCTATTGGAATAATTGCATAAATAAAAGGAATCACAAACAACAAAAATGCTACAACCAATAACAATGAAATCAATATAGATAATACAAAAGTTTTAACCCAATACTTCTTCTTTAAAGCATAGAAAAAAGCTTCTACATTAACATTCAATCCTGATTCTTGTTGAAAACAAATTCGGTAAAACCCTACACTCAATGTAAAAGAAAAAAACGTCGACAGAAAAATTATTCCAAAATATATAAGAATCATCAAAACAGAAGCGAAAACATCCATTTCTCCAGAATTAACAAAGTTTTGAGAATCCATACCAATTAATGCAAAAAAAGGAATCATCAATGCAATTTGTAGGGTATACATTAGAATTCCTTCAAAAACTACTTTCAACATTCCATATGCAAAAACTTTTTTAAAAAGTTCAAATGAATCT from Flavobacteriaceae bacterium UJ101 encodes:
- the topA gene encoding DNA topoisomerase (Releases the supercoiling and torsional tension of DNA, which is introduced during the DNA replication and transcription, by transiently cleaving and rejoining one strand of the DNA duplex. Introduces a single-strand break via transesterification at a target site in duplex DNA. The scissile phosphodiester is attacked by the catalytic tyrosine of the enzyme, resulting in the formation of a DNA-(5'-phosphotyrosyl)-enzyme intermediate and the expulsion of a 3'-OH DNA strand. The free DNA strand then undergoes passage around the unbroken strand, thus removing DNA supercoils. Finally, in the religation step, the DNA 3'-OH attacks the covalent intermediate to expel the active-site tyrosine and restore the DNA phosphodiester backbone; Belongs to the type IA topoisomerase family; Contains 1 Toprim domain.; KEGG: fau:Fraau_3077 DNA topoisomerase I); translation: MPKNLVIVESPAKAKTIQGYLGKDFQVESSFGHVSDLAKKGMGIDIENDFKPLYEISSDKKEVVKKLKALAKKADMVWLASDEDREGEAIAWHLKNELKLPDEKTKRIVFHEITKNAILKAVENPRSIDYNLVNAQQARRVLDRLVGFELSPVLWRKVKGGLSAGRVQSVSVRLIVEREKEIRAFKPEESYRVTAEFKTAEGKKFKAELRNRFKTKEETLEYLEKTVGTDFIVADLTQKPAKKSPAAPFTTSTLQQEASRKMGYSVSMTMQLAQRLYEAGYITYMRTDSVNLSNDAKNAIEKEIREEFGDHYFKARNYSTKSKGAQEAHEAIRPTDMSRKIAGGDDRQERLYNLIWKRTVASQMSDAKLERTTISIDSFKTTHQFVAKGEVVTFDGFLKLYLEGTDDEKEEESGLLPKVSKGESVQNNQIIAQQRFTKAPARYTEASLVKKLEELGIGRPSTYAPTISTIQRREYVEKSQLEGIDREYDYITLEKDEIQVSKKKERVGADRNKLIPTEIGTVVNDFLVEHFENVLDYSFTARVEEEFDTIASGKEGWTEMIGDFYGEFHPRIEDVKENADRATGERLLGKHPETGKNVYVKIGRFGPMAQIGEADDEEKPLFASLRKDMILSEVELNEVLDLFKLPLSLGEYEGKEIEVNEGRFGPYVKYDGKFISLGKGVNPLEVDFEEAVEAIIAKQKADAPIAEYEGKPVQKGTGRFGPFIKWNDLFINVNKKYDFDNLSQKDIEILIEDKKRKEIEKFIHNWEDEGISVQKARWGRFNIVQGKTKIELPKDFDVQSLTLEATKKLIEERAPKKKKTAKRKTTKKK